One region of Anaeromyxobacter paludicola genomic DNA includes:
- a CDS encoding efflux RND transporter periplasmic adaptor subunit, giving the protein MTRQSLLALAATLSACSRAASAPAGAPPPPGPGVLELRAVPAYVRVAPVEVSRDGGLATATGRVGFDEDHTSRVGSPLSGRVVELQARPGDRVRRGQPLLAIASPDAESAVADLVAAEADLTAARKNLERSRRLFADQAVPYKDVLQAETDATKAEAARSRARSRLEVLGIDPAVGAHRSRFVLRAPLDGVVVERAAMPGMEVRADSGAPLVTVADLRRLWVQADVYERDLGLASVGQRAAVTVPAFPGETFAGTVTHIGDLVDPQTRTVKVRVEVENPSQRLKPEMFARVTLIGRPGAPAGLTVPADAILSDGQASAVIVAVSPGRFQKRPVALGPEQDGRIRVLSGLSPGDQVVVDGGLYLKAELEAGGAR; this is encoded by the coding sequence ATGACCCGCCAGAGCCTGCTCGCGCTCGCCGCGACCCTCTCCGCCTGCTCCCGTGCCGCCTCGGCGCCCGCGGGAGCGCCGCCGCCGCCGGGCCCCGGCGTGCTCGAGCTGCGCGCCGTGCCCGCCTACGTCCGCGTCGCGCCGGTGGAGGTCTCCCGCGACGGCGGCCTCGCCACCGCCACCGGCCGCGTCGGCTTCGACGAGGACCACACGAGCCGCGTCGGCTCGCCGCTGTCGGGCCGGGTGGTGGAGCTGCAGGCGCGCCCGGGCGACCGGGTGCGCCGCGGCCAGCCGCTCCTCGCCATCGCCTCGCCCGACGCCGAGAGCGCGGTGGCCGACCTCGTCGCCGCCGAGGCCGACCTGACCGCGGCCCGCAAGAACCTGGAGCGCAGCCGCCGCCTCTTCGCCGACCAGGCCGTGCCGTACAAGGACGTGCTCCAGGCCGAGACCGACGCCACCAAGGCGGAGGCGGCGCGGAGCCGCGCCCGCAGCCGGCTCGAGGTGCTCGGGATCGACCCGGCCGTGGGGGCGCACCGCTCGCGCTTCGTGCTCCGCGCGCCGCTCGACGGCGTGGTGGTGGAGCGGGCGGCGATGCCGGGGATGGAGGTGCGGGCCGACTCGGGCGCGCCGCTCGTCACCGTGGCCGACCTGCGCCGGCTCTGGGTGCAGGCCGACGTCTACGAGCGCGATCTCGGGCTCGCCTCGGTGGGGCAGCGCGCCGCGGTGACGGTGCCCGCCTTCCCGGGCGAGACCTTCGCCGGGACGGTGACCCACATCGGCGATCTGGTGGACCCGCAGACCCGGACCGTGAAGGTGCGGGTGGAGGTGGAGAACCCGAGCCAGCGGCTCAAGCCGGAGATGTTCGCGCGGGTGACCCTCATCGGCCGGCCCGGCGCGCCGGCGGGGCTCACCGTCCCGGCCGACGCCATCCTGTCGGACGGGCAGGCGAGCGCGGTGATCGTGGCCGTGTCCCCCGGGCGGTTCCAGAAGCGCCCGGTCGCGCTCGGGCCGGAGCAGGACGGCCGGATCCGCGTCCTCTCCGGGCTCTCGCCCGGCGACCAGGTGGTGGTGGACGGCGGCCTGTACCTCAAGGCGGAGCTGGAGGCCGGCGGTGCTCGGTAG